One Brassica napus cultivar Da-Ae chromosome C2, Da-Ae, whole genome shotgun sequence DNA window includes the following coding sequences:
- the LOC106380094 gene encoding squalene epoxidase 5-like has protein sequence MDMYFTQVCLWTTLLAVVLTWAIFHVSNRKKKSTKLVDTAAQERTYGGPDVIIVGAGVGGSALAYALAKDGRRVHVIERDMSEPVRMMGEFMQPGGRLMLAKLGLQDCLEEIDAQKATGLALYKDGEKAVIPFPVEDNNFPYEPTGRSFHNGRFVQRLRQKASSLPNVKLEEGTVKSLIEENGMIKGVTYKNSSGEETMLFAPLTVVCDGCFSNLRRSVNDNDAEVMSYQVGFISKNCQLEEPGYLHLVMAKPSFTMVYQISSTDVRCSVEILPGKIPSIANGEMTNFLRNTMAPQVPQNLRKIFLKGINEGAQIKVMPLKRMSATLSNKKGVIVLGDAFNMRHPAIASGMMVLLSDILILRRLLQPLEYLGDVNKVSEVIKSFYVIRKPMSATVNTLGNAFSQVLIASTDEAKEAMRQSCYDYLSSGGYGSSGLMALLGGMNPRPLSLIYHLFVVTLSATGQLLYPFPSPLRIWHSVRLFGLSLKMLVPHLKAEGVGQMFSPASAAAYRKSYMSATAL, from the exons ATGGATATGTATTTTACGCAAGTTTGTTTATGGACGACGCTTCTCGCCGTCGTGCTGACTTGGGCAATATTCCATGTCAGCAACCGGAAGAAGAAGTCAACCAAGCTGGTTGATACGGCAGCCCAGGAGAGAACGTACGGTGGTCCAGACGTCATCATCGTCGGAGCTGGTGTCGGCGGCTCAGCTCTCGCCTATGCTCTTGCTAAG GACGGACGTCGAGTACATGTGATAGAGAGGGACATGAGCGAACCAGTGAGAATGATGGGTGAGTTTATGCAACCTGGAGGACGACTCATGCTAGCTAAGCTTGGCCTACAAG ATTGTTTGGAAGAAATCGATGCACAGAAAGCCACAGGCTTAGCACTTTATAAGGACGGGGAAAAAGCCGTCATACCTTTTCCGGTGGAGGACAACAATTTTCCTTATGAACCTACTGGTCGATCTTTTCATAATGGCCGTTTTGTCCAGCGGCTGCGCCAAAAAGCCTCTTCTCTCCCTAA TGTGAAGCTGGAAGAAGGGACGGTAAAATCTTTGATTGAAGAAAATGGAATGATCAAAGGAGTGACATACAAGAACAGTTCAGGTGAAGAAACGATGCTATTTGCACCACTCACTGTGGTATGCGACGGTTGCTTCTCCAACCTTCGTCGGTCTGTTAACGATAATGAT gcGGAGGTTATGTCGTACCAAGTTGGTTTCATATCAAAGAACTGTCAGCTCGAAGAACCCGGATACTTACACTTGGTAATGGCTAAACCATCCTTCACCATGGTGTATCAGATAAGCAGCACTGACGTTCGTTGTAGTGTGGAGATTTTACCCGGAAAAATTCCTTCTATTGCGAATGGTGAAATGACCAACTTTTTGAGAAACACTATGGCTCCTCAG GTACCTCAAAATCTCcgcaaaatatttttgaaagggATCAATGAGGGGGCACAAATAAAAGTGATGCCATTAAAGCGCATGTCAGCTACTTTGAGCAATAAGAAAGGTGTGATTGTGCTGGGAGATGCATTTAACATGCGTCATCCAGCAATCGCGTCTGGAATGATGGTTTTACTATCTGACATTCTCATATTACGTCGCCTTCTCCAGCCATTGGAATACCTCGGTGATGTAAACAAAGTCTCAGAAGTTATCAAGTCCTTTTATGTTATCCGAAAG CCAATGTCAGCGACGGTGAACACACTAGGGAATGCATTTTCTCAAGTGCTGATTGCATCGACGGACGAAGCAAAAGAGGCAATGCGACAAAGCTGCTATGATTACCTCTCCAGTGGTGGCTATGGCTCGTCCGGCTTGATGGCTCTACTCGGCGGCATGAACCCTCGTCCACTTTCTCTCATCTATCATCTATTCGTTGTTACTCTATCGGCCACTGGTCAACTGCTCTATCCATTTCCCTCCCCTCTTCGCATTTGGCATAGCGTCAGACTTTTTGGC TTGTCTTTGAAGATGCTGGTTCCTCATCTCAAAGCGGAAGGGGTTGGCCAGATGTTCTCTCCAGCATCTGCAGCCGCGTATCGCAAAAGCTATATGTCCGCAACCGCTCTCTAA
- the LOC106380095 gene encoding squalene epoxidase 5-like isoform X1: protein MDKAFMEVFLWTLLAFVLTWTTYHVTNRRKKATKLADVAVEEIRYGGPDVIIVGAGVGGSALAYALAKDGRRVHVIERDMREPERMMGEFMQPGGRLFLSKLDLQDCLEGIDAQKATGLTLYKDGKEAASPFPVEDNKFPYEPSARMFYNGRFVQRLRQKASSLPNVRLEEGTVRSLIEEKGVIKGVTYKNSLGEESTAFAPLTVVCDGCYSNLRRSLNDNNAEVISYTVGYVSKNCRLEEPEKLHLIMAKPSFTMLYQISSTDVRCAFELFSNYFPSIANGEMASFVKNDLAPQVPPKLRKIFLKGIEEGAKIKVTPAKRMSATLSRKKGVIVLGDAFNMRHPAIASGMMVLLSDILILRRLLKPLRNLGDANKVSEVIKCFYVIRKVNAQQNMQGSVYHWEEETTGVKPMSATVNTLGNAFSQVLVASTDQAKEAMRQGCYDYLSSGGFRTSGMMALFGGMNPRPLSLIYHLFAITLSSIGQLLSPFPSPLRIWHSLRLCGVSLKLLIPHLKAEGVIHMMSPINAAAYCKNYMTATAV, encoded by the exons ATGGACAAGGCTTTTATGGAAGTTTTTTTATGGACGCTACTTGCCTTCGTACTGACTTGGACGACATACCACGTCACCAACAGGAGGAAGAAGGCAACGAAGTTGGCGGATGTGGCCGTGGAGGAGATACGATACGGTGGTCCTGACGTCATCATCGTCGGAGCTGGTGTTGGCGGCTCAGCTCTCGCCTATGCTCTTGCTAAG GATGGACGTCGAGTACATGTGATAGAGAGGGACATGAGAGAGCCAGAGAGAATGATGGGGGAGTTTATGCAGCCAGGAGGACGACTCTTTCTTTCTAAGCTTGATCTTCAAG attgtTTGGAGGGAATAGACGCACAGAAAGCCACCGGCTTGACACTTTATAAGGACGGAAAAGAAGCCGCCTCACCTTTTCCGGTGGAGGACAACAAATTCCCTTATGAACCATCTGCTCGAATGTTTTACAATGGCCGTTTTGTCCAGAGACTGCGCCAAAAGGCCTCTTCTCTTCCCAA TGTGCGACTAGAAGAAGGGACGGTGAGATCTTTGATAGAAGAAAAAGGAGTAATCAAAGGAGTGACATACAAGAACAGTTTAGGCGAAGAATCGACCGCCTTTGCACCTCTCACTGTGGTATGCGACGGTTGCTACTCGAACCTTCGTCGCTCTCTAAACGACAACAAT GCGGAGGTTATTTCGTACACAGTTGGTTACGTCTCAAAGAATTGTCGCCTTGAAGAACCCGAGAAGTTACACTTAATAATGGCAAAACCGTCGTTCACCATGTTGTATCAAATCAGCAGCACCGACGTTCGTTGTGCTTTTGAGCTTTTCTCTAATTATTTTCCTTCTATTGCCAATGGGGAGATGGCTTCCTTCGTGAAGAACGATCTTGCTCCTCAG GTACCTCCAAAACTCcgcaaaatatttttgaaagggATTGAAGAGGGAGCAAAAATAAAAGTGACGCCAGCAAAGAGAATGTCAGCTACCTTGAGCAGAAAAAAAGGAGTGATCGTCTTGGGAGATGCATTTAACATGCGTCATCCAGCAATCGCATCTGGAATGATGGTTTTATTGTCTGACATTCTCATTCTACGCCGTCTTCTCAAACCATTGAGAAATCTCGGTGATGCCAACAAAGTATCAGAAGTTATTAAGTGCTTTTATGTAATACGCAAG GTGAATGCTCAACAAAATATGCAGGGGAGCGTGTATCACTGGGAAGAAGAAACCACAG GTGTGAAGCCGATGTCAGCAACAGTGAACACACTAGGGAATGCATTTTCGCAAGTGCTAGTTGCATCAACGGACCAAGCAAAAGAGGCGATGCGACAGGGCTGCTATGATTACCTCTCTAGTGGTGGGTTTCGCACGTCAGGCATGATGGCTCTGTTTGGCGGCATGAACCCTCGTCCGCTTTCTCTTATCTATCATTTGTTCGCTATTACTTTATCCTCCATTGGCCAACTGCTCTCTCCATTTCCATCTCCTCTTCGCATTTGGCATAGCCTCAGACTTTGTGGT GTGTCTTTGAAATTGTTGATTCCGCATCTCAAGGCTGAAGGGGTTATCCATATGATGTCTCCAATAAATGCAGCTGCGTATTGCAAAAACTATATGACCGCAACCGCAGTGTAA
- the LOC106380095 gene encoding squalene monooxygenase 1,1-like isoform X3, whose product MDKAFMEVFLWTLLAFVLTWTTYHVTNRRKKATKLADVAVEEIRYGGPDVIIVGAGVGGSALAYALAKDGRRVHVIERDMREPERMMGEFMQPGGRLFLSKLDLQDCLEGIDAQKATGLTLYKDGKEAASPFPVEDNKFPYEPSARMFYNGRFVQRLRQKASSLPNVRLEEGTVRSLIEEKGVIKGVTYKNSLGEESTAFAPLTVVCDGCYSNLRRSLNDNNAEVISYTVGYVSKNCRLEEPEKLHLIMAKPSFTMLYQISSTDVRCAFELFSNYFPSIANGEMASFVKNDLAPQVPPKLRKIFLKGIEEGAKIKVTPAKRMSATLSRKKGVIVLGDAFNMRHPAIASGMMVLLSDILILRRLLKPLRNLGDANKVSEVIKCFYVIRKVNAQQNMQGSVYHWEEETTGVKPMSATVNTLGNAFSQVLVASTDQAKEAMRQGCYDYLSSGGFRTSGMMALFGGMNPRPLSLIYHLFAITLSSIGQLLSPFPSPLRIWHSLRLCGVRHYIFL is encoded by the exons ATGGACAAGGCTTTTATGGAAGTTTTTTTATGGACGCTACTTGCCTTCGTACTGACTTGGACGACATACCACGTCACCAACAGGAGGAAGAAGGCAACGAAGTTGGCGGATGTGGCCGTGGAGGAGATACGATACGGTGGTCCTGACGTCATCATCGTCGGAGCTGGTGTTGGCGGCTCAGCTCTCGCCTATGCTCTTGCTAAG GATGGACGTCGAGTACATGTGATAGAGAGGGACATGAGAGAGCCAGAGAGAATGATGGGGGAGTTTATGCAGCCAGGAGGACGACTCTTTCTTTCTAAGCTTGATCTTCAAG attgtTTGGAGGGAATAGACGCACAGAAAGCCACCGGCTTGACACTTTATAAGGACGGAAAAGAAGCCGCCTCACCTTTTCCGGTGGAGGACAACAAATTCCCTTATGAACCATCTGCTCGAATGTTTTACAATGGCCGTTTTGTCCAGAGACTGCGCCAAAAGGCCTCTTCTCTTCCCAA TGTGCGACTAGAAGAAGGGACGGTGAGATCTTTGATAGAAGAAAAAGGAGTAATCAAAGGAGTGACATACAAGAACAGTTTAGGCGAAGAATCGACCGCCTTTGCACCTCTCACTGTGGTATGCGACGGTTGCTACTCGAACCTTCGTCGCTCTCTAAACGACAACAAT GCGGAGGTTATTTCGTACACAGTTGGTTACGTCTCAAAGAATTGTCGCCTTGAAGAACCCGAGAAGTTACACTTAATAATGGCAAAACCGTCGTTCACCATGTTGTATCAAATCAGCAGCACCGACGTTCGTTGTGCTTTTGAGCTTTTCTCTAATTATTTTCCTTCTATTGCCAATGGGGAGATGGCTTCCTTCGTGAAGAACGATCTTGCTCCTCAG GTACCTCCAAAACTCcgcaaaatatttttgaaagggATTGAAGAGGGAGCAAAAATAAAAGTGACGCCAGCAAAGAGAATGTCAGCTACCTTGAGCAGAAAAAAAGGAGTGATCGTCTTGGGAGATGCATTTAACATGCGTCATCCAGCAATCGCATCTGGAATGATGGTTTTATTGTCTGACATTCTCATTCTACGCCGTCTTCTCAAACCATTGAGAAATCTCGGTGATGCCAACAAAGTATCAGAAGTTATTAAGTGCTTTTATGTAATACGCAAG GTGAATGCTCAACAAAATATGCAGGGGAGCGTGTATCACTGGGAAGAAGAAACCACAG GTGTGAAGCCGATGTCAGCAACAGTGAACACACTAGGGAATGCATTTTCGCAAGTGCTAGTTGCATCAACGGACCAAGCAAAAGAGGCGATGCGACAGGGCTGCTATGATTACCTCTCTAGTGGTGGGTTTCGCACGTCAGGCATGATGGCTCTGTTTGGCGGCATGAACCCTCGTCCGCTTTCTCTTATCTATCATTTGTTCGCTATTACTTTATCCTCCATTGGCCAACTGCTCTCTCCATTTCCATCTCCTCTTCGCATTTGGCATAGCCTCAGACTTTGTGGTGTAAGACATTATATCTTTCTTTGA
- the LOC106380095 gene encoding squalene epoxidase 5-like isoform X2 has protein sequence MDKAFMEVFLWTLLAFVLTWTTYHVTNRRKKATKLADVAVEEIRYGGPDVIIVGAGVGGSALAYALAKDGRRVHVIERDMREPERMMGEFMQPGGRLFLSKLDLQDCLEGIDAQKATGLTLYKDGKEAASPFPVEDNKFPYEPSARMFYNGRFVQRLRQKASSLPNVRLEEGTVRSLIEEKGVIKGVTYKNSLGEESTAFAPLTVVCDGCYSNLRRSLNDNNAEVISYTVGYVSKNCRLEEPEKLHLIMAKPSFTMLYQISSTDVRCAFELFSNYFPSIANGEMASFVKNDLAPQVPPKLRKIFLKGIEEGAKIKVTPAKRMSATLSRKKGVIVLGDAFNMRHPAIASGMMVLLSDILILRRLLKPLRNLGDANKVSEVIKCFYVIRKPMSATVNTLGNAFSQVLVASTDQAKEAMRQGCYDYLSSGGFRTSGMMALFGGMNPRPLSLIYHLFAITLSSIGQLLSPFPSPLRIWHSLRLCGVSLKLLIPHLKAEGVIHMMSPINAAAYCKNYMTATAV, from the exons ATGGACAAGGCTTTTATGGAAGTTTTTTTATGGACGCTACTTGCCTTCGTACTGACTTGGACGACATACCACGTCACCAACAGGAGGAAGAAGGCAACGAAGTTGGCGGATGTGGCCGTGGAGGAGATACGATACGGTGGTCCTGACGTCATCATCGTCGGAGCTGGTGTTGGCGGCTCAGCTCTCGCCTATGCTCTTGCTAAG GATGGACGTCGAGTACATGTGATAGAGAGGGACATGAGAGAGCCAGAGAGAATGATGGGGGAGTTTATGCAGCCAGGAGGACGACTCTTTCTTTCTAAGCTTGATCTTCAAG attgtTTGGAGGGAATAGACGCACAGAAAGCCACCGGCTTGACACTTTATAAGGACGGAAAAGAAGCCGCCTCACCTTTTCCGGTGGAGGACAACAAATTCCCTTATGAACCATCTGCTCGAATGTTTTACAATGGCCGTTTTGTCCAGAGACTGCGCCAAAAGGCCTCTTCTCTTCCCAA TGTGCGACTAGAAGAAGGGACGGTGAGATCTTTGATAGAAGAAAAAGGAGTAATCAAAGGAGTGACATACAAGAACAGTTTAGGCGAAGAATCGACCGCCTTTGCACCTCTCACTGTGGTATGCGACGGTTGCTACTCGAACCTTCGTCGCTCTCTAAACGACAACAAT GCGGAGGTTATTTCGTACACAGTTGGTTACGTCTCAAAGAATTGTCGCCTTGAAGAACCCGAGAAGTTACACTTAATAATGGCAAAACCGTCGTTCACCATGTTGTATCAAATCAGCAGCACCGACGTTCGTTGTGCTTTTGAGCTTTTCTCTAATTATTTTCCTTCTATTGCCAATGGGGAGATGGCTTCCTTCGTGAAGAACGATCTTGCTCCTCAG GTACCTCCAAAACTCcgcaaaatatttttgaaagggATTGAAGAGGGAGCAAAAATAAAAGTGACGCCAGCAAAGAGAATGTCAGCTACCTTGAGCAGAAAAAAAGGAGTGATCGTCTTGGGAGATGCATTTAACATGCGTCATCCAGCAATCGCATCTGGAATGATGGTTTTATTGTCTGACATTCTCATTCTACGCCGTCTTCTCAAACCATTGAGAAATCTCGGTGATGCCAACAAAGTATCAGAAGTTATTAAGTGCTTTTATGTAATACGCAAG CCGATGTCAGCAACAGTGAACACACTAGGGAATGCATTTTCGCAAGTGCTAGTTGCATCAACGGACCAAGCAAAAGAGGCGATGCGACAGGGCTGCTATGATTACCTCTCTAGTGGTGGGTTTCGCACGTCAGGCATGATGGCTCTGTTTGGCGGCATGAACCCTCGTCCGCTTTCTCTTATCTATCATTTGTTCGCTATTACTTTATCCTCCATTGGCCAACTGCTCTCTCCATTTCCATCTCCTCTTCGCATTTGGCATAGCCTCAGACTTTGTGGT GTGTCTTTGAAATTGTTGATTCCGCATCTCAAGGCTGAAGGGGTTATCCATATGATGTCTCCAATAAATGCAGCTGCGTATTGCAAAAACTATATGACCGCAACCGCAGTGTAA